The stretch of DNA TCACTACCGCCGAGACTCTTTTTCCCGAGCAACGTCGGCTCATCGAACGCGCGCTTAACGGACCGGTCTTCGATCAATGGGGCTGTCGAGACGGAGGAATCAGCGCCTTCGAGTGTGACCATCACCGGGGTCTTCATCTTGCCGTTGAGAACACGGTGGTCGAGATCTGCCGGAACGGTGCACCGTTGCCGCCTGGTGAATCCGGCGACGTCGTGGCCACGGATCTTTTCAGCTTCGCCATGCCTATCATCCGCTACGAAGTAGGCGATGTGGCCACGACGGCAACCGAACTCTGTCCCTGCGGCCGGGGTTTGCCTTTGATCGCATCCGTGCAAGGCCGCGTATCCGGATTCCTGATCGGTTCCAGAGGCCGCCGCATTCACGGCGAGTTCTTTTCCCACGTCTTCTGGGAAGCGTCGTGGGTGAAACACTTTCAGGTCGTTCAAGACGCTCTGGACGAAATTGTCGTCCGTATCGTTCTTAATCGCTCTCCCGAATCAGTCGAGGTGGAAGCGGCGTGCCGCATCATGCAGGAGCACGCCGGACCGGATTGCCGCATTCGCCTCGATTTTGTAGATGAAATTCCGCCCGGCCCTATGGGCAAACGCCAGTTCATTATATGCCGAATTCCGACCCCCTGAACGGGCCCAGCCCCTCGCCCGACAAATCATCTGCGGTTGCGCTGTTTCATGATCCGCGGCTGACGTCGTATCCTTCTGAGCCGCCCTTTGATCCTGCGGATCTTTATCCCGAAAATCCCAGTCGTGGTTGTGTTGCCGCTGGGGCGAATCCTATTTATGCCTATGTGCGTCAGTTGCTGGCCGATTTGGGCTTGGATGCGAAAAACTTCGGATCCGGGCAATGGAATCCATTGTCTGATTTGGTCGCTCCCGGCGGCACCGTGGTCATCAAGCCCAATCTGGTGGATTTGAAACAAGGCTGGATTGCTCTCGGGGGCGAGCGGGTGCTCGATATGGTCACGAATGGATCGGTGCTCCGGCCGCTTATTGACTACGCCTATCATGCGGTGGGACCGAATGGTCGTATTGTCGTCGGGGATGCACCTCTTGTTCATGCCGGTTTTGATGCGATTGTCGAGGGGGCCGGAATCAAACCGATGATGGAAACGTTGTCGGCTCGCGGGATCGCCGTGGAACTGATGGACTTCCGCGAAGAATTTTTCGCGCGCTGGTCGGGCGAACGCTATGAGCTGCCGGGGGATCGTCTCGGGAATAGCGTTCTGGATATTGGAAACCGCAGCGCCCTCGATCCCCTCGATAGCGATCCGCCCGCGCACTACTTCACGCTCGCTGACCAGACCGTTCATCGCACCGAGCCTCAGCGACATCACTTTAAGGGCTGCCACGAGTACTGCATTCCCAACACGATATTGGGATGTGATCTGTTCATCAACGTTCCAAAGCTCAAGACTCACGTCAAGACCGGCGTAACCCTTTCATTGAAAAACTTGATGGGGATCACGCACTACCGCCGCTGGATGCCCCACCATCGAACCGGTGCGCCGCCCGAGGGGGATGAATTCCCCATGGATCCGGGAACGATCCTGCGTCATCGGGAACGGATTCTTCGTCGCGTCAGCAGACTACCCGGCGGTGAGTTGTTCATTCGCATGGCAGCCTACCTCCGCCACAGCACAGCGCGGCTCGTCGGGCACCGCGATCGAACGATCATTCATGGCGGATGGTATGGAAATGACACCCTGTGGCGAACACTGGTTGATCTTAATCGAGTTCTCTTCTACGGCCGACCCGGTGGCCAATTCGTACCGGAGCGCCGAAGCTATCTCTCGATCGTGGATGGCGTCATCGCCGGTGAAGGCAATGGGCCGGTGAAGCCTACGACCAAGCCCGTGGGCGTCCTCGCCGCCTCGATGGATCCCGTTGCGCTTGATACGGTTCTCGCGTGGATCATGGGCTACGAGCCGACCCGTATCCGATTGCTGCAGGGAGCGGCTGCTTCGCGGGATACCCTCTGGCTCGGACATACGGACTTCAACCGTATTGATGTGAAAACCAACATCGAGGATTGGCGTAGTCTCGATCTCGATTTCCGCGAGCCTTTGGGATGGGAAGGTTATCTCAAACGCGGATCCGCGCTGACTCTCGAAATGCAGGAACGGCTCCGCTTCATGGGTCCGGCCGTGCTGCCGTAGGATGTCCATGCCGATGCGCGTCGTCATTACCACTACCCTGAACGCGAATCTCTTCCGCGCCAAGCTCGTGCCCCTCATCCGCGCGCGACCCGACGTCGAGGTTGTCGTCGTCACGGATCGTGAGGGACCGGCGCTTGACCGTGTGCGCTGGATTTGGCCACGCGGGCTGTGGCGATGTTTCGGAAGACTCGGCGGGCGCTGGCTGCTGCTGCTGCGCGAGGTCATGGATCCCCGCACGAAGCTGGTCATGGCCTACAACGTGATCCCTCACGGATTCTTCGCCGTCACGACCGCCCGAATCCGCCGACTGCCGGTCTTCCTCCATCTGATTGCCGGTGCGGCGGATGTTCGCTTCGCGCATAACGTTAAGGTGGCCGACAATCGTCTCATCACCCGCACCCGGAATCCACGTCGGATCGAGAAACTTGCCGAATGGACAATCCGCCGCGCCGCCAAGCTCTGTGTTCCGGGCACCAACACGGAAAATTTCCTCCGCTCACTCGGATTTCCCGCCGAACGCATCGTCCGCCTTCACAGCACGATTGATCCCGAGGTTTTCCACGCACCGGGGGGCGGCGAACGCGATATTGATGTGCTCGTCTCCGCGCAACTTCGCGTGCGGAAACGTCCGGTTTTCACGCTCGAAGTCTTCCGTCGAATTCTCGACGCCCGCCCGAACACCCGCTTCTGCTGGCTCGGCGACGGCCCGATGCAAACCGAATTCGAGGAGGCTCTCGACCGTCTCGGCTTGCGCGACGCCGTCTTGTGGACCACGACCGACGGCGTGGCCGATTACTACCGCCGCGCCCGCATTTTCCTGCTGTGCTCCATGAATGAGGGACTCTCTTTGGCCTGCATGGAAGCGATGGCCTGCGGAATGGTTCCCATTACCACTGATTGCGGGGACATGGCCGAGATCGTTCGTCCCGGCCAAACCGGAGAACTGCTGTCCGTGGCCGCCTCATCAGAGGAGTTTTCCGAGGCTGTTCTTCGCTTGCTCGAGGACTCCGACCTCTGGCAGAATTTCTCCTCCTCATCTCAGGAACTGATCCGGAGTGAGCATAGCTATCCCTCTGCTATCGAGCACTGGCGGGCGCTGCTCGCTCCGTTTGCTGAAAAGGCCAAAGACCTTATCTGAAGTAGCCGAAAGGCCGATATTCGCCGAACAGGGTCGTCTGCCGGAATTTGAATGATCGAAGGTAGTTACATGTCACCGAAAACACACGAGATAGTACAATTATCGCCATTCATAATTATAAACCACCGTAATTCGTATACAGACCGACTTGACTTCCCGGTCAATTTACCCCTACATTAGGAATTAAGCATCCGAAGCCGGTGTGGCCGACCATGAACTGCAAACGAGCTTCTCAAAAGATCGGTTTGACTCTACTGCTGGCGCTGACCGCGACCTGCGCCGTAGTCAACGCCGGTCCTCGCCGCCCGCCTCGTACTCCCGGTCTCGATGAGTGCGATTCCCTCTTTGCCGTAGTCATCCAGCCCGAGGGCGGTACTGTGCGCTTGAGCTGGTACGATATGCCGGGTGTCAGCGAGTGGATCGTGTATCGCGGCACGCGGGCGGACATGTCCGACTGCGAAATCGCCGCGGTCGTTTCCGATACCTGCACGTGGCGGGAGTCCTCTACGGTTATATCCGAGAGGATTCGTCTTTTCTACTGGGTGGCGGCGCGCTGGTTTGGCGGCACGCCCGAAAACTACTCGATCATTGCCGATTTCGAGGAACCGGTTGCGCTGCTGAGCTACTCCATGGATGAAGACCTTGAACCGAGTGCATGGCACCGCATCGTAGACGGCGGCTACAATCCGTACGGATACAGTCTCGAGCTCTACGGCAACACTTGGAAACGTCATCCGATTGACACGGTCTGGCTCGAGGCGGGAACCATCTGGCGAGTGGCGGCCAAGGCGGAGACAATCGGCGAGGGACAGGCGATTGGAATGGCCGACTCCGCCAATGAAATGTGGTACGGTTTGTGGGGTACTGAAGTCAGGCAGCTCGCGTCGTGGAACAACATCTATCAGGGGTGGGAGCCTGCCGGAACATGGGCGTATTTCGATTTGCCGGTGGGGGAAGACTGGATGGGCAGATTTGGCTACTATCCGGCCGTCACCACGCTCCTCTATGCCAATGATTCCGACAACCGACGGGGCGTTTTCCGGATTGACCAGATTCGCGATGTTACCGGCACCATCAGCCTTCCGCCCGATGCGCGTTTCCGCTGGCGCATCACCGGGTATCCGCATCCCGATACGATGGAGGTCGCTTTCTGCTCGATGGGTTGTGATCCCGAAGGTCCCCTCTATCGGCACTTCTGGTCCTTGGGTGATGGCACCTTCTCCACTCAAGCTCATCCGGTTCATCGCTTTCCCGCACGCGGAGTGTTTTCCGTGGCTCTCAGTATTCGCGATACATCCAACCGGGTGGACTGGATTGTACAGGAGGTGGCCGACACCGTTGCCGATGCCAGCCGCCGGATTACCGCGCTGTTCGGCGGAGACGTGATGATGGCCCGCCGCTATGAGGAAGCGGGAGGGATCATCCCTACTCGCGGCGTCAACGCCATTTTCGAGAATATCCGCCCGCTGGTCTCGTCCGTAGAACTTGCCATGTGCAATCTTGAGTGCCCGCTCACCAACGCGACCGAGCACCATCCCACCAAGATGTACTATTTCAAGGGTCGTCCCGAATACGTGGAAGGGCTAACGTTCGCGGGCTTCGACTACTGCGCGCTGGCCAACAATCACACCTATGATTATCTCGATTCGGGCATGTTCCAGACCATGCACGTGCTCGATTCGGTCGGACTCCTGCATTCCGGCTGCGGAGAGACCGACGGGATCGCCCGGCAGCCCGTCTTCTTCAGCCTGAATGGTCTGTCCGTTGCCATCGTATCCTTCTGCAATCGCGACGGCTCGTGGGACAATGAACAACCCTTCCTCGGCGCTGGGCCGTCGCGTCCGGGCTTCGCCATGTGGAACCGGCCCAACATGGAGCAGGCCATTCCCGCGCTCCGCGATGAAGCCGACGTCGTGATCGTCCAGGTGCATTCGGGATTCGAATATGCCACTGAGCCTCCCTACCTCAGCCAACCGGACAACGACCGAGCCGAATGGGATGAAGTCATCTCAGCGGTGATTCCCGATACCAGCGACGTGGACCTTCGCCGCTACGCCATTGATCTGGGCGCGGACCTTGTGGTCAATCACCATCCGCATGTGATCCAGGGCTGCGAGTTCTACGACGGCAGGCTGATCGCGCATAGCATGGGCAACTTCGCTTTCGACCAGTACCTCTCCGAGACGTTCTTCACCATGGCAATCAAGACTCAGCTCGTCGGAGGCGTGGGAGCGACCGGATTCGTGATGCATCCGGTCTTCATTGACCGCTACATCCCCGGCCCCGCCCGCGGCGAATTGGGGGGAGCCATTATTGACTATGTGGCCGATCTTTCGCGTCCGATGAATACCTGGGTCATGCGCGCGCCCGAGGCTGACACGGCGCGGATTATCCCGGCAGGCAATCGAGCCAGTTGTCAGAGGCAAGACTACGGAGCCGAACTACGATTGGAGAATCGAAGTGGATTGGCGATTTCCGCCCCGTTCCGATTGGAGGGAGGTGGCTATCTTACACGGATGTCTCTGGATAGCATGAACATGCAGTTCCGGGTGGGTCGGGAATTGTTGTGGTATGGCAACATGGAGGATGAGGGGGCTACCCCGTGGGACTTGAATAGCAACTTTGAACGGTATGATACGCAGCTTGTCTGCCGGGGTGAACGGAGCCTGCGCTTGAACCGAGCCGGTGGGGGGAACAATAGCGTCAGCACAAATCTGCTCAATCGCTGGCCGTGGACGGCTGGCTCTTACACCATGTCCGGCTTTGCGAGGGGTGAAAATACACGTGAGGTAAGACTTGAAGTTCGCTTCTGGAACCAGCGGACGGGCGGGGTTTTAGTGAATACGCAACTGATTGGCGAAGAGCTCAGCGGATTGTTTTTTTGGAAGCAGTCGTGGGACGACGTCGTCCGACCGGAGGGGGGCTGGTACTACGATGTCCGGGTCAACTTGCGATCCCCTGCGTCCGGCGAGGGATTCGCCTGGTTCGATGATTTGGCCTTGATTCGGTGGGAGGATTGGCAATCGGGGATGGCTGAACTTCCCTTTCCCAATAATCTGACCTACGTTCAGGTACGTGGGCCGGAAGACTCCGAAAGTGCCCCGATCTCCTACCGCAGGGAATGGTACTATCCGATTGACATCGGAGGCGGTAGTCCGGATTAGTGGCGGTTGCTGTCCGCGATCATGGTTTTCGGAAGAGAAAAGCCGACAGTCCCGTAAGTGAAGCACTGCCAATCAGGGCGGCCAGAAGTACGGTCCACCAGATACCCTCTTGGCCGCCGCTTTCTTCCATCGCGGCTGCTCGGGCCGGCTTGGCCAGAACAAGGTACTGCCGGCCGCTGGTCTTGACCCGATATACCAGAGCATGATTCTTCCCGCTATCCGCAGTAGACTCCACAAATAGCGACTTTCCCGGCTCAAGCAGTTTGATGGCCTCCGCCTGCGGCCTGAATTCCGAAACCATCGCCACTACTTCCCCCGCGCTTTGCCGCAGTCGAATCGTTGTCCCGAGGGCTTTCTCCCACTCACCGGGTATGGCCGGCTGTCCGAAGGAGGGCGGAATGCGGCTCAGACAGAAGTACTCGATCAGCCGCACTTCCCGGAGCAGCCACTCTTGAGCCATGCTTCCCCCCCCCGCACTTTCAGACGGATGCGCGAAGTGAATGCCCGTCAGAAGCGAAGCCACACCCACCACCACGAACGAGACCAAAAAGACCACTACAAGTCGTTTCATAGGTCAACACCACTTTCTTTGGCTGCCACAAGAAACGGCTTCCATCCGACAATTGCAAACGAATCTCGGATTGACGCGCAACTTTTCAAAGGCATTAATCGTACAATGAGCACGGACGGATCCATTCTGCTTCCTTTCAAGGGTATTCTGCCGAGGATTCATCCGACCGCCTGGATCGCTCCCGGCGCGGTGGTCATCGGAGACACGGAAATCGGCGCCGAGTCCTCGGTGTGGTTTGGCTGCGTTATTCGCGGTGACGTGAACTTCGCCCGCATCGGCAGCCGCGTGAATATCCAGGACGGCGCCATCTGTCACGTCAATCACGATGAGTTTTCTCTCGTCATCGAGGATAGCGTTTCGGTCGGGCATTGCGTGATGCTTCACGGCTGCCGACTCGAGCGAGGTTGTCTGATAGGCATCGGTGCGCGGATTCTCGACGGTGTGGTGGTGGGAAGCGAGAGTCTGGTGGCCGCGGGTTCGGTGGTTCGCGAAGGCACCATCATTCCCGCCGGCGAACTCTGGGCCGGCATCCCCGCCGTCAAGAAACGCGATCTGACGCCGGAAGCCCGCCGCGAGATCTTGGCCACCGCCGATCACTACGTGCAATACCGTCTCCATTATATGGAGAAGTGATTTCGCACGGTCAAGCCGGCCCCCAAAAGAAACGCTTGTTCGCCATCGCTATTCACATAACACAGGTTATCGCCGCATCATGAATCAGTCTTCCGGCCAGCCCACCAGTACGGGCACCGTGAAATGGTTCTCTATGAAAAAAGGATTCGGTTTCATCGAGGCGGAGAACGGAGAAGAAGTATTCGTTCACTATTCCTCGATTACCGGCCGCGGCTATCGGGTGTTGCAGCCCGGTGACCGCGTCAGCTTCGAGAAAGTCCCGGGTCCCAAAGGTCAACAGGCTTTCCACGTCGTGGTATTGAGTCCGCAATAGTTCCGCGTTTCTTTCGCGCGAAGGGTCGCCTGCCAAAGCAGGTGACCCTTTCTGTTTTGTATATTGTGGGGGCAGAGATTTTGCACGATTCCGCTGGCTGTACGGCTGATTACGATTTGACGTTGACGCTTGGCAACACCGATGAACCTCTTCCCGCGATTCATTCCTTTGATACTCCTGCTGGTCACGCTTTCCGGACGGGCCGCCACCGTCGTCGTGGACTCGGCGGGACCGTTCCGCGCGCAAGTTGAACTGATCTCGCAAGAGCCCCACGATCTGGTCATCGAGCTGCGGATCGGTTCCGTGCAGGTGGACTCGCTCCAGGTTGCCGGACGGTTGTGGACGGCAATTTCGATCGCGGGCATGGGTCTCGCTTCGGAAAGTGGTATGCCCGAGCTGCCTCAGCACTCCCTATGGCTGCGAGTGGCTTCCACCGAGCCTGAGCTCAGCATCATCGAAGACCAGACCGCGCGTTTCGAGTGGGCGGCGATTCAACCGGCACCGGAAGTAATGAATCGTCTGCCCGAAGTCGAGATCCGCCGGATTCCCGATCCCGCTGCATATCGTGCTACAACTGTCTATCCCGAGTCTCCGGTGACCGTCACCGTGCGGGGTGACGTGGGCAAGAGTCGCGTCGCGCTGCTCACGTTCCATCCGGTTCAGTACCGCGCGCGCACTCAAGACTATGTCGTGCATACTCGGCTCCGGGTTCGTTTGTCCGGTCGAGAGCGAGGTTCGCTCGATCAATCGGTTGGTGTTCCCCGCGCCACCCGAGATTTGCTCGCGAGGCTGGTGCTGAATCCCGCTCCCGACGAAACCACCGACGTTCCGGTCTCGCCGCGCCTGCTGATCTTCACCGAGCCGCAGTTTGTTTCCGCGCTTCAGCCGTTTGTCGAGTGGAAACGACGCTCGGGGCTGCCGGTGCGAACCGTCATCTACTCGGAGGTCGCGTCCGGCGCAGCTTCACTCCAAGCCTTCATCCGCCGCTTCGCCGACAGTCTCGATACTCCTCCGGAATTTGTTCTCATCGTCGGAGACGTGGACGTCATCCCTCCGTTCTACGGTGTGGCCGGCAGTCTGACCGATCATCCCTACAGTCTACTCACCAACACCGACTACCTGCCCGATCTCTCCGTCGGCCGGATTCCCTGTCAGAACGTGCAAGGCTGTTCGGACTGGGTACAGCGGGTGCTGAGCTACGAACGTGATGCCGTCACGGCGAGTCACACCGGATCTGTCTTTGCCAGTGCTCATGCTCTCGATCCGCAACACGGAATATATGTTCGCTCTCTCTTCGAACGTCGCGGCATGACAGTGGATCGCCTCCAGCAGCCCGAGAGCAGCGCACTCTCCCTATTGCTCGGCTCGCTGAACGCGGGCCGCCAATGGGTGTTCTACATCGGTCACGGCTACTCGCAAGCGTGGTCGTCCGTGCAACCATATTTCACCAACACCTCGGTCGGCCAAGTGACGGCGGAGAGCACTCCGATTGTGATTTCGGTCGCCTGCGAGACCGCCGACCTCGATTACCCCGGAATGTCCATTGCCGAGTACTGGCTAGC from bacterium encodes:
- a CDS encoding CapA family protein, which gives rise to MNCKRASQKIGLTLLLALTATCAVVNAGPRRPPRTPGLDECDSLFAVVIQPEGGTVRLSWYDMPGVSEWIVYRGTRADMSDCEIAAVVSDTCTWRESSTVISERIRLFYWVAARWFGGTPENYSIIADFEEPVALLSYSMDEDLEPSAWHRIVDGGYNPYGYSLELYGNTWKRHPIDTVWLEAGTIWRVAAKAETIGEGQAIGMADSANEMWYGLWGTEVRQLASWNNIYQGWEPAGTWAYFDLPVGEDWMGRFGYYPAVTTLLYANDSDNRRGVFRIDQIRDVTGTISLPPDARFRWRITGYPHPDTMEVAFCSMGCDPEGPLYRHFWSLGDGTFSTQAHPVHRFPARGVFSVALSIRDTSNRVDWIVQEVADTVADASRRITALFGGDVMMARRYEEAGGIIPTRGVNAIFENIRPLVSSVELAMCNLECPLTNATEHHPTKMYYFKGRPEYVEGLTFAGFDYCALANNHTYDYLDSGMFQTMHVLDSVGLLHSGCGETDGIARQPVFFSLNGLSVAIVSFCNRDGSWDNEQPFLGAGPSRPGFAMWNRPNMEQAIPALRDEADVVIVQVHSGFEYATEPPYLSQPDNDRAEWDEVISAVIPDTSDVDLRRYAIDLGADLVVNHHPHVIQGCEFYDGRLIAHSMGNFAFDQYLSETFFTMAIKTQLVGGVGATGFVMHPVFIDRYIPGPARGELGGAIIDYVADLSRPMNTWVMRAPEADTARIIPAGNRASCQRQDYGAELRLENRSGLAISAPFRLEGGGYLTRMSLDSMNMQFRVGRELLWYGNMEDEGATPWDLNSNFERYDTQLVCRGERSLRLNRAGGGNNSVSTNLLNRWPWTAGSYTMSGFARGENTREVRLEVRFWNQRTGGVLVNTQLIGEELSGLFFWKQSWDDVVRPEGGWYYDVRVNLRSPASGEGFAWFDDLALIRWEDWQSGMAELPFPNNLTYVQVRGPEDSESAPISYRREWYYPIDIGGGSPD
- a CDS encoding cold shock domain-containing protein; the protein is MNQSSGQPTSTGTVKWFSMKKGFGFIEAENGEEVFVHYSSITGRGYRVLQPGDRVSFEKVPGPKGQQAFHVVVLSPQ
- a CDS encoding glycosyltransferase family 4 protein, whose protein sequence is MPMRVVITTTLNANLFRAKLVPLIRARPDVEVVVVTDREGPALDRVRWIWPRGLWRCFGRLGGRWLLLLREVMDPRTKLVMAYNVIPHGFFAVTTARIRRLPVFLHLIAGAADVRFAHNVKVADNRLITRTRNPRRIEKLAEWTIRRAAKLCVPGTNTENFLRSLGFPAERIVRLHSTIDPEVFHAPGGGERDIDVLVSAQLRVRKRPVFTLEVFRRILDARPNTRFCWLGDGPMQTEFEEALDRLGLRDAVLWTTTDGVADYYRRARIFLLCSMNEGLSLACMEAMACGMVPITTDCGDMAEIVRPGQTGELLSVAASSEEFSEAVLRLLEDSDLWQNFSSSSQELIRSEHSYPSAIEHWRALLAPFAEKAKDLI
- a CDS encoding DUF362 domain-containing protein, which codes for MPNSDPLNGPSPSPDKSSAVALFHDPRLTSYPSEPPFDPADLYPENPSRGCVAAGANPIYAYVRQLLADLGLDAKNFGSGQWNPLSDLVAPGGTVVIKPNLVDLKQGWIALGGERVLDMVTNGSVLRPLIDYAYHAVGPNGRIVVGDAPLVHAGFDAIVEGAGIKPMMETLSARGIAVELMDFREEFFARWSGERYELPGDRLGNSVLDIGNRSALDPLDSDPPAHYFTLADQTVHRTEPQRHHFKGCHEYCIPNTILGCDLFINVPKLKTHVKTGVTLSLKNLMGITHYRRWMPHHRTGAPPEGDEFPMDPGTILRHRERILRRVSRLPGGELFIRMAAYLRHSTARLVGHRDRTIIHGGWYGNDTLWRTLVDLNRVLFYGRPGGQFVPERRSYLSIVDGVIAGEGNGPVKPTTKPVGVLAASMDPVALDTVLAWIMGYEPTRIRLLQGAAASRDTLWLGHTDFNRIDVKTNIEDWRSLDLDFREPLGWEGYLKRGSALTLEMQERLRFMGPAVLP
- a CDS encoding gamma carbonic anhydrase family protein, whose protein sequence is MSTDGSILLPFKGILPRIHPTAWIAPGAVVIGDTEIGAESSVWFGCVIRGDVNFARIGSRVNIQDGAICHVNHDEFSLVIEDSVSVGHCVMLHGCRLERGCLIGIGARILDGVVVGSESLVAAGSVVREGTIIPAGELWAGIPAVKKRDLTPEARREILATADHYVQYRLHYMEK